In Pseudoliparis swirei isolate HS2019 ecotype Mariana Trench chromosome 11, NWPU_hadal_v1, whole genome shotgun sequence, a genomic segment contains:
- the adck1 gene encoding aarF domain-containing protein kinase 1 isoform X1 translates to MAGNLLKVSSLAAAVFASSGFYLYNRPLNLNDLSVIRFGRAAATTVVISLDYLTAFKHVEHDTEEYWALRSKLPMMGCSLLQPLGGDISPIDDTSSHDITFPPPLV, encoded by the exons ATGGCTGGTAACCTCCTCAAAGTCTCCTCTCTAGCCGCGGCAGTGTTTGCCTCCTCTGGGTTTTACCTGTACAACAGACCGCTAAACCTCAATGACCTGAGTGTCATTCGCTTTGGACGAGCCGCAGCCACA ACGGTGGTCATCAGTTTGGACTATCTGACGGCTTTCAAACATGTGGAACACGACACAGAGGAGTACTGGGCACTCAGGTCCAAG CTCCCCATGATGGGTTGTAGTCTGCTGCAACCACTGGGAGGGGATATATCTCCCATTGATGACACTTCCTCTCATGACATCACATTTCCCCCTCCACTGGTTTGA